The Nitrospirota bacterium DNA segment TGCCATCGTTGGACCTCCATAACCCCGGGATGCAGGATCTGCAATTCGTCCTGTTCGTGTCGGCCCTCTGCACGGCTGATTTGACGACAATCAATGTTTCGCCTGAACTCCGCGCCACGATTTTCGACCGCTGTTGGGCCCTTATCAATACAGACGTGCCGCCGACTGACCCCAAACAGCGCGTGCTCGATCTCCGCGGGGGCACGGAGTTGACGCTGGAGGCCTGTTTGGCCACGATCCGTTCGTTGCTGACAGAGGCCGGCATTCACACCCTCACATGGGACCACCCGGTGAGTGAGCCGACCCGCGAGAGCACGCCGGCTGCGAAGCCGTTGATCGATCGGTTGGGGCAATTGTACCCCGATCCTCCTGAGATCGTCGATCCTGAAAAACCGGCGTCTAGTTAGCCGTGCGAGGTTGGCAACCTGAGCGAGCAACGGGTGGGCGAAGAGGAGCATCGTGCAGGGCACGTTGCGAGGGCTCCACTTCCAGGATCCGCATGCCCAGGGGAAGCTGGTAGTGGTGACGGAAGGGACCGTATACGATGTGGTTGTGGATATCCGAAAGGGGTCGCCAAGTTTTGGCCGATAGTACGGGGTCGAGCTTTCATCGGAAAAGTGCCGCCAACTGTACGTTCCGCCAGGTTGTGCGTATGGGTTCTGCGTGACCAGCAACCGTGCCTCCTTTCTGAATAAGTGCACGGATTATTATGTGCCGGGCGACGAGCGAGCGATTATCCGGAACGATTCGGCTCTTGCCATTCCCTGGCCGGTTGCGAATCCCATACTCTCCGCCAAGGATTAGGCCTACAAATCTTTGGCTGAGATGGAACCCTCGTTGCCGAGATATCGACCGGGCGGATGAGAAACTACTGTGGCCCATTGATCCCGCGAGGATCGCTATGTTATTCAGCGGGGAGAGAGTGGTACGATTGCGGTGACGGTTCGATTTCTTAGCATATAGAGGAGGACGCGATGGGGAAAAGTTTGAAGGGAACGAAGAGCCACGACAATCTCAAGGGAGCCTTTGCCGGTGAATCGCAGGCCAATCGGCGCTATCTCTATTTTGCCAGGCGGGCGGACATCGAGGGCTTTCCTGATATCGGAGGTCTGTTTCGCGATACGTCAGAGGCGGAAACTGGCCATGCCTTCGGGCATCTGGACTTCTTGAAGGAAGTCGGCGATCCGGCGACCGGGGTGCCGATCGGCAATACCGAAGCCAACCTGAAGTCGGCGATTGAGGGCGAAACCTACGAGTATACCCAGATGTATCCCGGTATGGCCAAAACGGCTCGGGACGAGGGATTCGCTGAACTGGCCGAATGGTTCGAGACCCTCGCCAAGGCGGAGCGGTCCCATGCGAATCGTTTCACGAAGGGACTCGACAGCCTGAAGCAGCTCTAGAGTTTTTCCATGTGCGACATCACGGGGGTGGGCTGGGAATATTCCAGCTCACCCTTTGTGCTTTCCGATCTTGTAATTAGAAGACGTCACAGGAGACAATATACACCGTGAATGGTCTGAGCCTGCTCAATCCCATCGATCCCGCACAGCTCCAGAAAGACACGCAGCGCATTTACGAAGTCTGCGATGGCTGTCGGCGCTGTTTCAACCTCTGCCCCTCCTTCAACACGCTGCTGGACGGTATCGACCGGTATGAGGGCGACGTCGCTCAGTTGACGGCTACTGATCATAGCCGGGTTGTCGACGAATGTTATTACTGTAAGCTGTGCTATAACCACTGCCCCTATACGCCGCCGCACCAGTATGGGCTCGATTTCCCCCGTTTGATGATCGCCTGGAAGAAGCATCTGGCTGCGACGCGCGGGGTGAGCTGGCGCGATTGGCTCTTGCTCAAGACGGATATCATCGGCACCCTTGGCAGTCTGATGGCGCCGATTGCCAATTGGCTATTGGGCCTTCGGTTTCTTCGAGCAGCGACGGAACCGCTCGTGGGTGTACATCGGGATCGGCAGGTCCTGCCCTTTGCGGCAGAGACCTTTACCCATTGGTGGGAGCGTCGAGGGGCGGCACAGGTTCCTGCCTCCGCGCCGCGGAAGGTCGCGCTCTTTGGGAGCTGCCTGGTCAACTATCAAGCGACTGACATTGGGAAAGCGACGATTCAAGTCCTCGAGAAAAATGGTGTCCATGTCGTGATTCCCGAACAGCGTTGTTGCGGCATGCCCTCGTTCGACATTGGGGATACGGCCGCGATTCAGCAGGCCGCTTCGTCGAATGTCGCCTCGTTTCTGCCCTGGGTTGAGAAAGGGTATGAGGTTGTCGTGCCGGTGCCCAGTTGCAGCCTGATGTGGAAGCGGGAATATCCGGAGATCGTCGGTGGTCCTGACGTGCGGCGCGTGGCGGAACGGACGTTCGACGTCTGCGAATACCTCATGAAGATGAAGCGGGAGGGTGCCTTGGCGACCGACTTTCCGCAGAAGCCCGGGCGAGTGGCCTATCAGGTGCCGTGCCATCTGCGGGATCAAAACATCGGATTCAAATCCAAGGAACTGATGGAATGTGCCGGTGCGCAGGTCGAGGTGATTGAGAAATGTTCCGGCCACGATGGTTCCTGGTCCGCCAAGACGGAATTCTTTCCCCTGTCGATGCTGATTGCGCAGAAGGCCGTTCGCGTCATTGAGGAGGCTCCGGCAGATCTGATCGCCTCCGATTGCCCGCTGGCAGGATTGCAGTTGGATCAAGCCGGCGCCATGGCTCATACCGGCGGCAGGTCGACCAAACACCCGATTCAAATTGTGCGCGATGCCTATGGGTTGACATCATGAACTGTTTAACGTCCCAAGACCTCTTGCCTGCCGCAGTCTATGAGCAGCAGCGGGAGCCCTTTCGTGCGCAGATTATCGCGCTTAAGCAGCGGCGTAGGATTTCTGTCGGGCCGCTTATCACACTGGTCTTTGAGAATCGCGAGACGTTACGGTTTCAGACTCAGGAAATGATTCGAGTCGAACAAATCCTCGATCCCCACAAAGCTCAAGAAGAATTGGACGTCTATAATGCCCTCATGCCAGGAGTCGGCGAAGTGAGCGCCACGCTCATGATTGAGATTACGGAACAGGATCGGATGAAGGAATGGCTCGATATGTTCATGGGGCTCGACCACGGAGAGAAAATCGCGATCCGCGCCGGGACGGAGCATGTATTCGGGGAGTTCGAGGGGGGGCACAGTCATGAAACAAAAATCAGTGCCGTGCATTTTGTGCGATTCAAGCCGACCGCATCGATGATCGCGTCGTTTGCCGATCTACATGTGCCGGTCTCCTTGACGGTCCATCATTGCGAATACCATGCTGAGGCGCCTGTTCCTGGAAGCATGCGTGAGGAATGGCTCAAAGATCTTCAGTAGTTACGAGTGCTAGACGGAGTGCTGAGTAGGAGCCTGTTTCAGGGACAAAGCCAGGGGATAAGAAGATGCCATCGGTCTTGCTGACGAAACGTATCGAATTTGCGGCGGCGCATCGCTATATCAAGCCTGAATGGGATGAGGCCAAGAACCGTGCGGTGTTCGGCCTTTGTTACAACCCGCCTGCGCATGGACATAACTACATGGTCGAGGTGACGGTCTTGGGTGAAGTGGATCCGAAGACCGGTATGGTGGTGAATCTCTTCGACTTGAAGCGGGTCTTGCTCGATGTGCTGGAGGAGTTCGACCATAAGAACCTGAACCTGGACATGTCGTATTTTACGGACCGGATTCCTACGTCAGAAAATCTGGCGCGCCTGCTTTGGACCAAATTGGAACTGCAGAAGGAGATCGGCACACTCCACACGATTCGATTATACGAGGACGAAGACCTCTATGCAGAGGTAACTGCCGTGGCCGGTCTCGACGTCGCCAGTGTGACCAGGCGCTATTCGTTTACGGCGGTGCAGGATGGCAATCAGGGACGCGAGTGGGACTGCTTTGTGACGGTCCATGGCGCCATCGATGCCGTGACCGGCATGGTCACCGACATCGGGGCGCTCAACCGTTTGGTCCAAGGGACAGTCGTGCAGGCCTTTGACCATCAGGACCTTCGTCAGGTCATCGGGGCTCAGGTCGTGACCGGCGAGCAGCTGGTCGAGCATATCTGGAAGCAACTGGCCTCTTCTCTTTCAGCGGGCAGACTCTCGAACGTGCGTCTTGTGCAGTCTCGTGACTTGGTCTTCGAGTTTGCTGGATGACCGGGCTGCGTTCATGCGGTGAGGGCGTTCTATGACGACACGGCTGATCTGTGGACTGCTAATGCTGTGCCTCTTGTGGCCTGCGGTCGCCAGGTCTGCCGAAGATGGGGAAACGATCGAGAGGACCGTCAAGGATGCCGCCATGGCGGCGGCGACTTTCTCGGAAACCAGAGACACACAATCCGTCTTGAAGCTCTACACCATGGACTACGTCGGCATTCAGGATGGCGAGACGGAGGGACGAGACTCCATTGAAAAGTGGCTGTCGGACTATGAGTCTGAGCTCGACAAAGGCAGTACCCTGCGGTTTATCGGCGCCCTGTCGAATTTAAACGTTCGAACGACCAGCTCGACAGCCTGGGCGACCTACGACTATGTGTTTCAGGCGATCAGGAAAGGCGAATTCGAAGCACAGGACTCCGGACAATGTACCGCTCTCTTGCGCAAGGATGGCCCCCGTTGGCTCATTTTCCACGAGCATTGCTCGAAGACACGGTCTGGGTTCGTGAAGTAATGAGACGGACCATAGGGCATGGGCCACTGCGTTCACGCGTAATGGTGTGGTCAGGCGATCAGCGCTGCTGAGCCGTCTGCAGGAGTTCCCGGACTTTCTCGATGAGCGTGGTAGGCAGGAAGGGCTTTGGCAGGAAGGGCATGTCGTCCTGTACCCCGTTAGCCAGAAGGGTGTCGCCTGCGTAGCCTGACATATAGAGCACCTTGGTTTCTGGCCGCATCGCATGGACACCATCGATAAACGTGGAGCTTTTCATCCGAGGCATGATGACGTCGGTAATGACGAGAGAACATTGTCCTTTGAGTATTTGCAGGCCCTGTAAGGCTTGAATCCCATCGCCTGCTGCCAGCACCTGGTAGCCCTGATCCTGCAGGACCGTCGTAATCAAACTCCTGATGCCCTCCTCATCCTCTACCACGAGAATTGTATCTTGTGGCACGAGGGTTGGTTTTCCTGCCTGAGGCGTCTCAGTTTCGATCTCAGGCTGTCCTACACGCGGGAGGTAGACGGTAAAGCGAGAGCCTCGCCCCGGTTCACTGCTGACCTCGATATAGCCCTGGCTTTGCTTGACGATACCATACACGGTGGCGAGCCCGAGCCCAACTCCATGCTCCGGGCATTTTGTCGTGAAAAATGGTTCAAAAATGTGGGTCAATGTTTCCCTATCCATCCCGCATCCCGCATCCTGCACCATAATCTTGACGTAGGGTCCAGGTGTGGAGCCTGGGTGCGAGTTCGAGAATTGCTCGTCTAAGTCGATGTTATCCGTCTCGATATTGATGAGGCCACCGTCCGGCATCGCATCGCGGGCATTTAAGACGAGGTTCATGATCACTTGTTCGAGCTGCACGGGATCGACCAGCGCATGACCTGTCCGGGGATGGAGCACGACAACCATCTGAATCTGCTCCCCGATCAGCCGCTGAAGAATATCTTCCAACTCGCGGATGGCTTGATTCACCGGCAATTCTTTCGGTTCGAACACTTGCCGCCTGCTAAACGTAAGCAGCTTCTTAGTCAGCGCTGCCGCCCGCAATCCGGCCTGGCTGATCATTTCTAACTCCTGACGGGCCGGGTGGGCTCCCAGTTGCTGCAGCACCCGTTGGGCATGTCCGATCACGACCATCATCAGGTTGTTGAAATCATGTGTAATGCCGCCCGCCAATCGTCCGACCGCTTCCATCTTCTGCGATTGGTGCAGCGCTGCGGTCGTTCGTTTATGTTCAGTGATATCGACGATCGTTTCGATCACGTGGGTCTGCCCGTCGGCGGTGGAAGCTTTGGACCAATGGACGAGGAGAAACTTATCCCCAGGGAGCGTGATTTCTCTGGAAATGACGGCGCTCGAAGTCAGCGCTTCCGGCATGCGGCAGAATGAGCAGGGGGAGGGGCATCCGATAAGTTTGTCATGGCAGGAGGCTCCGGCGAGATCGCCGTACCTCTTGAGGCCTGTGTCGTTCTGGAACTGGATCTGGTGATTCGAGGGGTCGATGACCGTGACGATCACCGGTTGTGAGTTCAACAAGACCTGTGGGTCGTAGCGCGGTCGATCGGACGTCGGTGATGGAGATCCCATACGCGCTACCTCGAAACAGGCGGTGGTGCCGGCGATCCGTGCCTCACGTCTCCACGGCCTCTCGACCTTACTACAAGTGCTGAGTGAGTCAAGAAGATCGGCGATTTCAGGAAGACGTGAGCTGAATTCGATGGAGGGACGGTGCGGCTACTTGAGCAGGTGGTCTGAAATCAACGAGGCGAGTTCTGCTGGCTCGACGACACCTTCGCGGGTCAGGAGCAGCTTGCCATGTGCAAAGAGGTGCGTGGTGGGGTAGGTTTCGAAGGTATGGCTCTTTTTAATCTCTCGGCATCGGCCAGGGACATGCATCTTCGCTTTGCCGACTTTTACACCGGGGAACTTGGCGGCGGTCTCCTCCAGGATCGGGTCGTAGGTCTTGCAGGGCTCACAGGTCGCGAGGCCGTAGGCGACGATCGCAGCGGGCGCGTCGGTGAATTCCTTATAGTTTTCGTCTCTGACGTCTTCGACTGTTCCTGCCATGAGTCCACCCCCGTCTGAAAAAAACAAAAGGGGAGGCCACTACGAAGCGCCTCCCCTTTTGCGAAGGAAACTAGCTCAGCTTCGCGAGGGCCGCGAGGATGTCCTTGTCTTCTCGCGCCACTTTGATCTCCTGCACCTTCGCGTAGGCGACCTTACCGTTCTTGTCGACGATGACGGTTGCACGCTTTGAGCAGTTCAATGGCTCAAAGTAGAGACCATAGGCCTTCGCCGTGGTCCGGTGCACGTCCGACAAGAGACGGTGCTTGAGGTCCATGGAATCAGCCCAGGCCTTGTGCGAAAAGAAGCTGTCGCAGCTGACGCCGAACAATTCTGCGTTGGCCGATTGGAACTTGGGGAAGTCGTCGGTTAGACACTTGTTCTCGCCCTGACAGACCGGGCTCCAATCTAGAGGATAGAAGCAGAGCACGACATTCTTCTTGCCGCGGTAGTCGCTCAGCTTCACGTCCTTCTGGTCCTGATCCTTCAAGTCAAAATCCGGTGCGGTATCGCCAACCTTAATTTCTGCTGCTACGTCGCTCATCTGGATGCCTCCTTCACTGGGTTTAGTCCGGTCTCTGACACATTCGTCTGTATTTTTGTACCGTGCGGATTGAAACCTTGTCAACGGTCCTGAAGGCCTATGGCTGGCCCTGGAGACATATAAGTACTCGATATAACAGGAAAGCTATGACGAAGTTCTGATTTCTCGAAAGCTGAGCATACGACCGGATGGTGCAGCGGTGCGGTGATTGGTAATCTCGATATTCTGACCCGATGGTCCTACACGGATGCGACTTCCGACTTTGGGAGACTGTCCGGCCCTGGTCAATTCATCTGCCGTTTCACGGAGAAGGTCGCGGATAGGCTGGTCCGGAAGCCCGGGGGAGAGAAACATTTCAAGTTCATCCACTCCGAACTTACTGAGACCGAGGGTATAACACCGGCTCCGATGGCTCGGCTCATGGTCTTCCTGCAAGATCGGGATGTGATCGCTCACGTCGAAGTGGGTGAGGGGACGATTCTGCCAGTCAGACGGGTTCACATACTGGTTCGTGGTGATGTCATGGGCCGTGCCTTGCGTGAGGAGTGTGAGACCCCTGGCCAGTCTCGCGGCAAAGAGAATCATGTCCGGCATGTCTCGCGGGGATGCGAGAGAGGGCGCAACCGCTCCCATCACGTCGTGTTCCCAGGCCAACTGCTTCATCACGTCGGCCACGTGGCTCATCGGCAGTGGCATTACGACATGGGCCGACCAAGGGCCGTGAGTCGCATTCCAGGATTCTGCTGACCCCGCTTCATGGCGAATGGTCAGCGGCCCACCATATTCCCGATCGTACCAGATCTTCAGTTCGTCGGTGGCTGGGGCCGTTCCCCGATAACCGATGAAGTAGAGCGGAGGGCGTCTGGCAGAGGGCTTGGGCGTTTTCTTTCGGATTCTCATTGTGGCGCTGCGGCTATTTGCTGGACTTCTTGGCCCTGCGGCGCTCATCCGAGTTGAGGATCTTTTTGCGAATACGCAGGCTCTTCGGCGTCACCTCAATCAGTTCGTCCGGGCCGATATATTCGAGTGCGAACTCCAAGCCCATTTCCCGAGGCGGCGTGAGGACCAAGGCTTCATCGGTACCAGACGCCCGCATGTTGGAGAGCTGTTTTTCTTTGCAGACGTTCACGTCCATGTCTTCGTCCCGACTGTTCTCGCCGACGACCATTCCGCGATAGACATCCACGACAGGGCCGATGAACATGGTCCCTCGGTCTTGGGTCATGAAGATGGCATACCCTGAGCTTGTGCCGTCTTCGCAGGCGACAAGCGATCCATGTGTCGCGACCGCGAGGTCGCGCTGTTCCAGCGGTTCGTAGGCGACAAAGACATGGTGCATGATAATGGTGCCGCGCGTCTTGGCGACCAGGAGATTTTTGAGACCCATGATGCCACGGGTGGGAATGTGGTATTCCAGATGCATTTCGCTTGTCCCGACGTCGGAGTGGATGAGCCGCATGTGGCGTAACTCGCCACGGCGTTTGCCCAGCTCTTCGATCACGGCGCCTTGATACGTTTCCGGCACCTGGATCGTCAGTTCCTCATAGGGTTCGAGGACTTTATCCCCGTCTCGATGGACGATGACTTCCGGTTGCGAGACTTGCAGCTCGTAGCCTTCCCGTCGCATCGCTTCGATCAGGACGCCGAGATGCAGTTCGCCGCGGCCTGCCACGAGGAACTTATCCGCACTATCCGTTTCCTGGACGCGCAAGGACACGTTGGTTTCGAGTTCTTTGAAGAGCCGATCGCGCAAGTGCCGCGAGGTCAGGTACTTCCCCTCCCGTCCGGCGAACGGGCTATTGTTCACGGAAAAGGTCATTTGGACGGTTGGTTCGTCGACCGTCACGCGAGTCAATGCGACGGGGTTCTCTGCGTCGGCAATGGTATCGCCGATGCTTACTTCGTCCAGACCTGCCACTGCGACGATTT contains these protein-coding regions:
- a CDS encoding rubrerythrin family protein; translated protein: MGKSLKGTKSHDNLKGAFAGESQANRRYLYFARRADIEGFPDIGGLFRDTSEAETGHAFGHLDFLKEVGDPATGVPIGNTEANLKSAIEGETYEYTQMYPGMAKTARDEGFAELAEWFETLAKAERSHANRFTKGLDSLKQL
- a CDS encoding heterodisulfide reductase-related iron-sulfur binding cluster, with translation MNGLSLLNPIDPAQLQKDTQRIYEVCDGCRRCFNLCPSFNTLLDGIDRYEGDVAQLTATDHSRVVDECYYCKLCYNHCPYTPPHQYGLDFPRLMIAWKKHLAATRGVSWRDWLLLKTDIIGTLGSLMAPIANWLLGLRFLRAATEPLVGVHRDRQVLPFAAETFTHWWERRGAAQVPASAPRKVALFGSCLVNYQATDIGKATIQVLEKNGVHVVIPEQRCCGMPSFDIGDTAAIQQAASSNVASFLPWVEKGYEVVVPVPSCSLMWKREYPEIVGGPDVRRVAERTFDVCEYLMKMKREGALATDFPQKPGRVAYQVPCHLRDQNIGFKSKELMECAGAQVEVIEKCSGHDGSWSAKTEFFPLSMLIAQKAVRVIEEAPADLIASDCPLAGLQLDQAGAMAHTGGRSTKHPIQIVRDAYGLTS
- a CDS encoding DUF3501 family protein, whose protein sequence is MNCLTSQDLLPAAVYEQQREPFRAQIIALKQRRRISVGPLITLVFENRETLRFQTQEMIRVEQILDPHKAQEELDVYNALMPGVGEVSATLMIEITEQDRMKEWLDMFMGLDHGEKIAIRAGTEHVFGEFEGGHSHETKISAVHFVRFKPTASMIASFADLHVPVSLTVHHCEYHAEAPVPGSMREEWLKDLQ
- a CDS encoding 6-carboxytetrahydropterin synthase — its product is MPSVLLTKRIEFAAAHRYIKPEWDEAKNRAVFGLCYNPPAHGHNYMVEVTVLGEVDPKTGMVVNLFDLKRVLLDVLEEFDHKNLNLDMSYFTDRIPTSENLARLLWTKLELQKEIGTLHTIRLYEDEDLYAEVTAVAGLDVASVTRRYSFTAVQDGNQGREWDCFVTVHGAIDAVTGMVTDIGALNRLVQGTVVQAFDHQDLRQVIGAQVVTGEQLVEHIWKQLASSLSAGRLSNVRLVQSRDLVFEFAG
- a CDS encoding nuclear transport factor 2 family protein → MTTRLICGLLMLCLLWPAVARSAEDGETIERTVKDAAMAAATFSETRDTQSVLKLYTMDYVGIQDGETEGRDSIEKWLSDYESELDKGSTLRFIGALSNLNVRTTSSTAWATYDYVFQAIRKGEFEAQDSGQCTALLRKDGPRWLIFHEHCSKTRSGFVK
- a CDS encoding ATP-binding protein, whose product is MGSPSPTSDRPRYDPQVLLNSQPVIVTVIDPSNHQIQFQNDTGLKRYGDLAGASCHDKLIGCPSPCSFCRMPEALTSSAVISREITLPGDKFLLVHWSKASTADGQTHVIETIVDITEHKRTTAALHQSQKMEAVGRLAGGITHDFNNLMMVVIGHAQRVLQQLGAHPARQELEMISQAGLRAAALTKKLLTFSRRQVFEPKELPVNQAIRELEDILQRLIGEQIQMVVVLHPRTGHALVDPVQLEQVIMNLVLNARDAMPDGGLINIETDNIDLDEQFSNSHPGSTPGPYVKIMVQDAGCGMDRETLTHIFEPFFTTKCPEHGVGLGLATVYGIVKQSQGYIEVSSEPGRGSRFTVYLPRVGQPEIETETPQAGKPTLVPQDTILVVEDEEGIRSLITTVLQDQGYQVLAAGDGIQALQGLQILKGQCSLVITDVIMPRMKSSTFIDGVHAMRPETKVLYMSGYAGDTLLANGVQDDMPFLPKPFLPTTLIEKVRELLQTAQQR
- a CDS encoding thioredoxin family protein, giving the protein MAGTVEDVRDENYKEFTDAPAAIVAYGLATCEPCKTYDPILEETAAKFPGVKVGKAKMHVPGRCREIKKSHTFETYPTTHLFAHGKLLLTREGVVEPAELASLISDHLLK
- a CDS encoding peroxiredoxin gives rise to the protein MSDVAAEIKVGDTAPDFDLKDQDQKDVKLSDYRGKKNVVLCFYPLDWSPVCQGENKCLTDDFPKFQSANAELFGVSCDSFFSHKAWADSMDLKHRLLSDVHRTTAKAYGLYFEPLNCSKRATVIVDKNGKVAYAKVQEIKVAREDKDILAALAKLS
- the typA gene encoding translational GTPase TypA, with protein sequence MDQTAPTESPVADQIAPMGRRSDIRNIAIIAHVDHGKTTLVDAVLRQTHVHRKIDDMGERIMDSMDQERERGITIRAKNASVIYKGVKINIVDTPGHADFGGEVERTLRMVDGVLILIDAKEGPMPQTTFVLRKALALGHKAIVVINKIDRPDAVIDDVVNRTFDLFVHLGATDDQLDFPIVYTAAIKGTATNDLAKPGTDISPLLDTVLEKIPAPAINAEAPLQILILSLIQDLYKGKMGVGKIQSGSIARRQNVVVLGKDGAKFPGKVSDLAVYSGLDRTDVERAEAGEIVAVAGLDEVSIGDTIADAENPVALTRVTVDEPTVQMTFSVNNSPFAGREGKYLTSRHLRDRLFKELETNVSLRVQETDSADKFLVAGRGELHLGVLIEAMRREGYELQVSQPEVIVHRDGDKVLEPYEELTIQVPETYQGAVIEELGKRRGELRHMRLIHSDVGTSEMHLEYHIPTRGIMGLKNLLVAKTRGTIIMHHVFVAYEPLEQRDLAVATHGSLVACEDGTSSGYAIFMTQDRGTMFIGPVVDVYRGMVVGENSRDEDMDVNVCKEKQLSNMRASGTDEALVLTPPREMGLEFALEYIGPDELIEVTPKSLRIRKKILNSDERRRAKKSSK